The DNA region GTTTGGGCATCTACAGGGATGCTGAACAGCAAGAAGCAAACCATGGCTGAATGTAGAGTGTCACATACAGTAcgactcaacttacaacagttcatttaatgactgttcacagttacaacatcactgaaagaagcaacttgtgaccatttttcacatgaccttTGTACCatccctgtgatcaaaatttagattcttggcaactgactcatatttatgacaggtgcaatgtcctggggtcacgtgatccccatttgcgaccttctgacaagcaaaagtcaatttggggaagccagatccacttaacaaccgtgtcactaatctAAGAATTGTAGTGATTCAATTAGTAACTGTGGTAaggaaagttgcaaaatgggacaaaattcacttcacaaatgttagcaacagaacttttgaGCCCAATTATGGTCAAGGACTCCTTGTATAGGCTCTGTCTTTGTTCCAAATCCTTAAACCTTGTATAAAATTCCACTTTGATTTTGTGCATCGCTTCCAGTCCTACTCCAGCCATACATACATAAGACAATTTGAGAAGAATGGATTTGCCACATCCTTGCCAGTTCTTGTTTTCCAAAATAAGTACTCTTTTCTCTTGAGTTTCCAGCATATATGTGAAACTGAATTTCGTTGCTCTTTGTTTCGTACTTACCACTTAAGAATCTGTACCACCCAAGATTATAAAGCACAACAAAAAAGTGATTGCAAGTGATCTTTGCTTGTTCACCTCTGACCAGCTTAATAGGCTCTTCTAAACTTTTAACTGTGTACACAATGGGCTCTGATACATTTTCCAGTATATATCagaccagggtttctcaaccttgacacaGTAAGATAGGTAGAATTCTGgtacttgaagtccacccatcttaaaattatTGTTTGAGAAACACCAGTATTTTTATATAGGGTTTATTTTGCCAAAGTTATTATACCCATTGTGCacacctttccttttttttaaaaaaaaccctgtaatTCATAGGTCTTTAGAGTGTTGAGTgcctatcccatcccatctccCTTGCTCTCTGGATTATATTGGCCTACATTGTACTATCTACAGAAGAAAGATGGGGAAGGAGAGATGGGCTAATCTTTCATACCATGGAACCTTAAAGCTGTCTGTCTCACTGCTCCCTAACAAACATCTGTAAGGAGGGGGGAAATCAATAGAAGATATTTATTAGACGAACTGAAGATGAAccaatgcaaaacaaaaatgtcTTCATGGGGCAAGATGATTAAAaaccagaaggaggaggaaaaggaaaaaaaaacattagagcCATGTCTGTACCATATTCCTTTCTTGGATGGGAGAAGAGGGAGGCTCCAGACATGTAAATCACTTTAAAACTTAGGTTAATTAAGCAGCAGGAAAGTAATTGGCAGAGAAAGCAACAGAGGGTGTATTGGCAGTGAGCCACTTACTCACTGGATTGGTGCTAGGATGACTGTTCTCTATCCTGGCATCCATATTCCCTTTCTGTAAGAAAAATAGCAATGGAGAGATAAGTGCAATTTTGAAAAACACAACAAAGTCATAGAGTAATTGTTAAATAACAGTTTTCCCTTTTACTGTATTAATGAACATTGCAGTTTTCTTTAGGCAAACTTCTTTATTTGCGGCGAAAATTAGACTTAGCTAAATGTAACATATAATTTGAATGCTGTTGCTGCCTATAAACTGGCATAATTGGTTTAGTGAAGGTGCTAGTTTACTAATAGTGCAGTCAACCTGAATGTGGTCATTATATCTGCAATCAAATAGCTCACCAATGGTTCTCTTCTTTGCAAAGTgtataattttataaaacataaaaGTGTTCTAACTACTGGCAGTGTTTCTACATTACACTGCTATTGAGTTTTATTAAGAGAATCATCTGCATtttgagagggcaaaaatgactaTTTCTAAGCCTTTTATTTCCCCAGGGAAGCTCATAACTTTTCAGCTACAGCGTTCAAGTAATAAAGGACTCCTAGCAAATCCAGAGTATAATTTCATTTTGCAGTGGATGATTTGATGACAGAAAAGAGTTTAAGACAGATGTGCAAGACCCTCACAGAGAAAGAATGTCTCTAAATGTTGTTGAGAGCCTAGAAGAACTGTTGGTCCCTGGTGGCATAATAAACATTGGTCATAGACTAGGATTGCATATGAAATTATTGTTTATAtaccgcctttattattttttactaataACTCAAGGCGAACAtgtccaacacatcttcctcatcctattttcctcacaacctcAACCCTGTGATATAGGttaggttgagagagagagagcaactggtccaaggtcatcacccaactggctttcatggctaaggtgggacttgaactcacaatctcccaccttctggcctggtgccttagccactacactaaactgattctcaattaataaattgcatgggCATTTGGTCTATCTTGTTTATCTTTACttattttattgtcactgtacatatatacacagtaaacccatacaacgaaattcacataacacccagagaccaggcccaccacacatgacaatccccaaacaccccaccaccaccaaaaattCCCCGCCcttaaaccacccaagcatccacacaacagaccaagtaatgctgtTCAACAGCTCACTAATGGTGGctctttagttcattgttgagtgcaattagaGCTCTGtgataaaaactattcagaagagatgtggtccgagttttaattgttctgtatcttctactGGAAGGCAACAGTTGGTCTCTCTTGTTGCCTGCAAGACAAATGTAAAATGCtatgccctaaccctaacctttcaatgcagtgttttatctttgttttatgTGACTTCATAAACACCTGTAATGGAGGGTGAATCTGGAGATAACACCATTTCACAATGACCTTCAAGAATTATGTGGCACGCATTGCTATCTCTGTGCTTCTCCTTCCTTCAAAGTAGACTGGTTGGGTACCTTCTGGGTCTGTGAAGCAGCATTTTATTTTCTACCGGTACATATGGGACATGTAGTTTCCTGTGGACTCAGGCCTTCGAATTGGCCAATTAGGAAATTTTTTCTATCCATCTTTATGACAATGGTAAGttcagaggtgtccaaactttACACATGAAGCGTATGAATGCTCTCTTGCCCACTGAGTAGATGGCTTGTTCCCACTTGGGCCAAAGGGAATATTAAACTGGAGTTCTGCTTCAAAAATTATCATTATCTGGGTGGTTATGGGTTAGAATATGGACCATGCACAAGCATAATATGCTGGTTATTGGATCGCATTCCCTGATCAGCTTTTTCTATTTGAtttttcttatttccaggttattTCCTGACAGAACCCAACAATCAGTATCTCCCAAGGCCGGATGCCAAAGGCACCGTCACTCAGTGGCCTTACCTCTATGAAAGGGGAGAGTCTGCCAGCTGCGAGAACACAGAACACCTTCAACGGAGTGAAATTGAGGTTTCTGAgcaaaggagagaaggggaatccACCCTTAGAAAATCTCTGGATGAATTCTACAGGACTTTGTGCCAGAAGAAGCCCTCTGGAGGGAGTCCAAGATATGAATCAACTTCACAGTGTCTGTCCCTTAAGACTGCAGGTCTTGCAGGCAAGGAGGGAATGAAATTTATAGTGAAGAATCTCCAAATCGCTCAACTGGTTTTGAACAGAGAGGAGAATAAAATCTTTTCCCAGCCTCCCGGCAACCACTTCTGCCTTTTGACTCCTGTCAGTGCCGATGCTAATTCAGAGAAAGGAAAAGCAATCCCTGGACTCTCGGATGATGTCTTTCGATTTATCTTAAAACAGAATGCACTGAAATGATGCCGAGCTTGAGCGTATTTCTAAAATCCAAGAATTGATAAGATTTCTTTAGCTAGGGAATGAATTGTTAATAACAACTTGATAGAACCAAGAATATAAAGAAGGCGCATGATTGAATTGCGTATAAAGGCACATAGAGCAATTGCTCTTAATTATTACTTATGTCAGTGATTGGAGAGTACATTTTCTGTacgcaaaaaaaaaagcttgagacTCAGGCTTGATTATGTCCAATATTAATAATTCCTTTTATTCTAAGAATAGAAATGGATTTGAAAATGTTCTGTTTGAAAACTAGTAGGCTTTCAGGTTAAAATATAAAGCTAGAAATAATTGCTTCTACTTCTAAATGAATTCATGAGAGGAGATAAGCTTTGGAAAGAATAGCCTTGTTGTAATGGAGAAACCAGCAATACATGGTATAAACTGTTGATACGGTTCCTTATGATCCTAAATGTAATCCTCTGTATTATCATATGTTGCTTTGACTAATAGGAGTCAAAATTCACATCTATAAGGTGACAGGTTGCTCTCCTTGCGCTAATAGATTAACCTGCTAACCTCCCCATCTTGGAACACTTCATGTTTTGTAATTTTATTGTAATTACTTTTGTAGtgcaattttattgttttatattttttttttaaaaaattcaatcttAACTTATTTTGTTTGTAATGCTTAACTTTATTGATTAAACTGTACACTTCTCAAAGCTCTTTGCTAAaggtgagggagatgggcagttaagaactgtgaaatataaataaataaacctaattCATGTTTTGGAATGTATGCATAGAAAGAGATTTCTCCCCCTGAGAAAATAATTGATCTTGCTATTTTAAAATATGCTGCTTGAATACCGAGTTCCACATTTCAAGTATGCATCAGCTAACATGATATAAATTGAAGATATTATATTCCCTTTGCCTTTACACACCTAGCAGACAGTGTAAATATGCTGATGAAACTACACGATGTAAGATCCAGGGAATGGCCCATGGAAAGATGCTTCTAGGTATTTGTATGTATAAGATCTTGTTGAATCTGATGCATTCAAGAACACCTCATTAAAAGgaacccagtgatggctaaccttttcctaaAGGCgtaccaaaattgtgtgtgcacgcGCTATTGTGCGCACAGGTATGCCCCACctacctgcacatgtgtgcgtgaTACCCCATGTGTGGGggttcaccctcctcaggctccagaggcttccctgaattcttgggagggcaaaaacggcctcccctggcccccgtgaggccctccggaaggcggAAACAGATTGTTTTTGAACTTTGGGTTGGaccagttttttgccctctccaggctccgtaGGCTTTCCTGAAAGGGGAAAAACAGCCCAACCACAAATTTGGGGATGAACCTCtgattggcccattgggcctgttttttgtcctccccagactctggaagCTTTTCagagggggagggcaaaaacggatttgcccagccctctggaaggccgaaaatcagttggctgccgcgcgcatgcgtgctggagctgaaggCTACTATGCCACCAAATATGACTCCACGTGCCGCCTTTGGCACaagtaccataggttcgccatctcaGACTTCCACTGATATAGTTCCACTGAATGGCCTACACTAGGCTTTTGGCCCTTCATTATTCCACAACTTTATTGGTAAAATTAGGTCTAAATTAGAACCTGTGACAGCCTATTATGAGGGCAaaaaggaaaggttttttttttttagtgaagtATCTTGAGGCTATTTACCTGAACAATTTTAACCCAATAGATTTTTATCAATATAACATCCCTTTGAAAGTTATTTTGGCTGTTAGGTTTCAGTGTAATTCTGTTTGTTTTGGGAACCTAGCTTTAAAGAGACAGTGGTATTCTGTTCACCGGCTCATACAAAGAATTTATTTGATGTTTACAATGAGAGTTCATTTTTCTTAGGGCTATCATACCTCAGCTTTGTGAATACAGGCAACTTCTAGGAGGAAGATTTTTGGGTATATATGAGGAGGGGGGTATTTCTTTGCTGGCATCTAGTGGTGTTCTGCTTCTTGCAATACAGATATGGTAACTCAAATCAATCCTTCAAGGAGTTTTGACCTAGTTGCCACATGCCtacatcatttttttcagtatcattgtaactttggtcactaaatgaattgttgagtTGAGGTGTAcctggggtgaaatgctaccagtttggactggttcgctctaaccggtagtaaaaatgctacttgtttgcccgaaccggtagtaaaaaaaaaaaaccagttctaATGAACTGGTTTTCCGActatcagctgtgatgcacgatttatattagctagaaagcgggatttcctactttctagctaatctaaatcatgtggcacaatgaattccccccccctcgcttctctacttacctttgcaggtatgcttggtagcaggctccacccagcTGCCCAGCcatcatcacatccatttttgacgctctgcgcatgtgcacgcttacattgctaccaaactgtagcaaaggtaagtggatttcacccctgggtctaCTTGCAGTGTAGCTATAGCATCCTTATAATCATATGAGTGTAAGCTATGAAAGGTACACACAGCCAAGTGAACCTTTATTGCCAAATTCCAAAGAAAACAATTATTAGGTATATTATCAGTTAGACATGCTGAACTTTCTGGAGCATTTATTTCAGCACCATTTTAATGTTGTTCAATTACTTTCAATTCTCTGTGActcaatatatttaattttttccagAATTGCCAGTAACTGCTTTGAATTTTTGTAAGCTTATTATAGCACTGATGTCTCTGGCCTTCTTTGTCTTCTATATGGCCTCTTTTTCCATTGCCTTTGTATTTCCAAGCATCAGAACCTTCTCTAGAGTGTGTTGTAGCATTGTTTAATAACTATGCttaaaaaaacagccaaaatCTTTTCTGCTAGATGGGCAGAATGCAATTCAAAGTGCGGGTGCTTACCTTTCAAAACCCCTTACAATTTAGGGCTTGAGTCAAGGATAACACACAATGACAATTGTGTCCACCAGAAATCTCTTAACTAGGTTATCCTTGTCATGCTTAATAGGTGATGACCGAGAAGAAGTCCTCCTTAGTACTGAGAATCTGCTGGAGATTTGGATACCGTTCCAATTTCACAGTTCTGAATTCTTGGAAGTCCTCAGCAGTTCAGCCCTTCCCCTATTCTCCAACACTGTGCTGCTTTGTGTAGTAGAACTGAGGTCTTAAACTCATTGGGCTCACTTCTTCTGCATTATTAATAGAGAATGGAATACTTTTCCAAATTGGTTTCAATTGTGttgcaaaaaaaattaacatcaacttttttaaaaaacaaactccatCAATCTCATGGTATAAATGGCCCTCTGACTCTTTATAAATATATAGAGAAGTTATGTCAAATCAAATTTATTCAAGATatataaatcaataaaactatttgtgaaataagtttaaaatagatatagaaatattATTTGTACAGTTATGTTTCAGATAATATCCAGAACAGGAAATACAAAATTGCTTCTTATGCTCAAATTTGCTTATTTTAAGAGTGCATTATATTATGCTGGAGATGATGCAATTTGTCACATATGATGATGTTGTCCTTTTGGTCTCAAACAGAGGACcaaattccattttccattcaggAATGTACTGTATCAAATTATTTATTACACTAGTAATAACTGAGCCAATCATCGGAAATCATGAGACTTCTCCAAGGAGTTCATACTCGAAAGTATTGGATAGTATCTTGGCAAAATAATATATGCAACGACACaatcaaaaataaaatctatCCATTGGGATTcttttgaagaaaacaaaaacctgttttaaaaatcatataaCAAAGCaatacattacatttttattagttCTTCAAATATCTTTTTAGAGATCTAATAAAAAATAGGGACCTCACATATGGTTTTATGAAGGTAAAATATGTGATATGTCTTTTTTCAGGAGTTCTCGGCCCATTTTCTATCATAGACAAGTTAATTACAAAAGTTGATTTAAATTCTGCTGAAGTTTTAAATTCTGTTGAAGATTTAAAGTGAGTTGATTTAAATTCTGCTGAAGttttaaggcagtgatggctaaccttttttggatcgcgtgccaaaagcggggggagcacaggggggttgtgtgcaggCGTGCCCACACCCGTAATGCTATGCATGCGACCCCCCACCCTTCCTCCCACTTTTGGCCCATGCTGGACCtattttccgccctccccaggctccccccgggaatagggcggcatataaatacaataaacctttcagagctttctaggagcctggggagggtgaaaacagcctcccacacCTCCCCAGGAGGTTCTCCGTAGGCTTCAGGAggctccctgaaggctccggaggacaaaaaacgtCCCTACGgataaaccagaagtcaccattcccgaacttccaggttgcccatacagttgttttttgccctctggaaccttcaggaggattccctgaaggctccggagtgcgaaaaatggcccaatgcacaaaccggaagtccgttcccgaacttacAATTTGTgcattgggtggttttttgcactccagagccttcagggaagcctccgaagGGTGAAAAAAGGCCAAAAAAGAAGGCCAGTCAGTTGGCCAActcgcgcatgcgtgctggagctgacagggcaacgcctcgcttGCTCTAActaatggctctgcatgccacctaggTTCTCCATCGCGGTTCTAAGGTATTCTGTCTCCTAAATTCTTCTATCAAATTACCCCTAATCTAgtggcagggcttccttcctgcACTTAAACTGAAGTTTGAGGAGGGATTTATTTGTTCATTGTGTTTCCATCCCGTGATTAGATATTCCTGGAGTCACTTTGAAAGTTTAGAAAACAAGCACGCCTCTTAGAAATTTTATACCTATGAATCATCCCTGTAAAAATGTGGTCCTTTTGCTATCAGTGACAAAGCAAAAAGCACTGTCTTAAACTAGAAGAATACAAGAAAACGAAATTAAAATTCTTGCCGTGCAATCCTGGACTTGTTTATTTGTGGGTTAGCACACTGTATTTTAGGTGCATTGTGGATTTTACAACTCATTCACCAGGAAGGCCCAGCCAATGTGACTTGAAATATTCAACCTGTCCACTTTGAGGTATATCTCTCTGAATGAAATGGGACATAGCTTTCCCCAACTGGGGGCAAGAGTACAGCTTGTCAAATTACAGCTCACCAAATTCCCAACCAATGGTTGTGGAAGGCTGTTTTAAAGTTTCTAGAGACTGTCCTCTGTCTCTCCTCAAATATCCAACAGATAGCACCAAAAATATTGGTACTCATCCACTTTTCCCCCAAAGACCCTGATTTGCTGAGAAATCAGTTGAAACTGATACAATTAAATAGTCACTatttgttatagcaatagcagttagacttatataccgcttcatagggctttcagccctctctaagcggtttacagagtcagcatattgcccccaacaacaatctgggttctatTTGTtataaggtaacagtgttctgtgcgccttcggtgtttagttgtgccggccacatgaccacagagacatcttcggacagcactggctcttcggctttaaaacagagatgagcaccgccccctagagtcgggaaccactagcacatatgtgcatggggaacctttacctttattctttACAGTCCATAGATCAGACACTTTGCTTTTGGAGTATGTAACGTAATAAATGAAACTGGCATGGATATAATTATTGGTACCCTTAACCTAATATTTCATAACATACAC from Thamnophis elegans isolate rThaEle1 chromosome 3, rThaEle1.pri, whole genome shotgun sequence includes:
- the SHLD1 gene encoding shieldin complex subunit 1, giving the protein MERNECQRASSSESEGSSLLDLPDDITPESFLLKPNPGEDKAFDLTLPAVDAGYFLTEPNNQYLPRPDAKGTVTQWPYLYERGESASCENTEHLQRSEIEVSEQRREGESTLRKSLDEFYRTLCQKKPSGGSPRYESTSQCLSLKTAGLAGKEGMKFIVKNLQIAQLVLNREENKIFSQPPGNHFCLLTPVSADANSEKGKAIPGLSDDVFRFILKQNALK